The sequence CCGCTGATACCACTTTTATGCATCCACTCCAAATCTTTGCGGATTCCGTCTTTCGTTATATTTCCGTTCATCCAGTGCCACCAAACGCGTGGGCGGGCTTTGTTGGGTGGATTTTGGAAATTGGCATGTAAATCAACAATTTCTTCGTTTTTCTGCCCGGAACAAGAAATAAGCACGACTATTAAAGAAAGAATGCAAATCTTAAAATATGGAATGATTTTTTTCTTCATGATTCCAGTAAATTAGTTAATTGATATCAAACCTACTGGCCCTAACAATCCGGCTGGCAGCAGGGGTGAGTTAGCACTATAAAACGGTATTGTGGTATAGGTAATTTTTTCCGTAACATCAGGTTGGGCATCTCCAATCAATCGATTTACCCAAGGATTCACAACTTTAATTTTCAGTTTGTTTTCTCCTGATTTAACAGCTTTAGTGATATTCACCTTGAAAGGCTTTTTCCAAAGTACGCCCAGATTTTGGCCATTTACGTATACCTCTGCAAGGTTTTTAACTTCGCCCAAATCAAGCAACAGCTCACCTGATGCAATATCTGAATCGGAAAGTTGGATGGTTTTGGAATACGTTGCGGTACCTGAAAAGTATTTAATTCCTTCGTCCACATTTTCAGTATAAGAAGTCAGTTCATTAAAAATTACCCTTTCTGGTGCTCCCCTTTCAGATTGAAAGGCTACGTTCCAGGAACCATCAAGAGTTCCGATTTCCTTTTCTGCCTTTTTCGGAAGCTCAACTTTGTTTTCTTTTGCTGGTTGATTGAAAATTACAAACAGCGCATCGTTTGGTTTTAAATCGAGCGAAACCGTTGTCATTCCATCATTTATTGAATATGAAACGTCTGACTTTTCTCCTGTGTCCGGATGCCAGATTTCAGGCTTTTTGCCCGATACCCTGAAGGTAGCGTCTATCAACTCAGACTGATCACTTCTGCTGTTTACCCAGTAAATATCTGTATCTCCAACTTTTCTGTGAACACGAAGTAACTCCACATCATTGTTTGACGAGTAAGTAAAATCCTGTTTCAATTCCAAAGAATTCAGTACCTGTTCAATGGTTTTATTTTCATAAATATTCGATTTATCAGAATCCCAGGTTTCTTTCACCAACCGGTTGAATTCATCTTGATCACCCTGCATTCCGGCTTTAAACTCTGGCCTTTCGCCAACAATATTAGCTCCTTCGTTTGCTAGTTTTGCCAGCTTTTGCAGTACAGACAAAGACATTCTTTTGGCGTTTTTATCGAGCATCAACATTCGGTAAGTCATACCGCTTGGAGTTACCAGATTTCCATTGTCCACTTCAAGCAGGTTAATTAAGGCATGAGGATTAATAAAGTCGAAATTATACCCTTCAGGTATATCAGGTAATTGTTGCCCAAAGAGTGATGTAATGTTATTATCCTCTCCGTAGTAATAAACAATATCTGCGACAAATTTACCCTGTTGCAACATGTACGAGCTACGGGCAAGATAATCGGTCCAGGCTTTTGCCAGTTCTGCCCAGGTTTCGTGGCGAGTAAACCATTGTCCGAAGATGGAAAGCCCAAGCCCGGGAATTTTATCATCGACTGGCTGATGTGCGGAGGTATGGATTACAAATCGATTCAAACCACACGCCAGTTCCAAATCGGCGGTCGGTTTAAGGTTTTCCGGATGATAAGAGAAAGCATTTCCTAGCAAGCCAACTGCTGTAAATGATTCGGCAGCGACCAAATTTTGTCCGTAAATATGTGATACGGAGGCCGATTCACGGATATCCGCCACATGCATGATTTGACTTCCTCCGAACATATTACCTACCCAACAAGCTGACATGGGAATAGCTGCAGTACGTTTTACATCCATTCCATCAACTATATAAGCACGCCTGTTTTCGTGCGATTCTGTATAACGTTTCATACCATACTTATCAAGAATCTCTGTCAGGTTGTCGTAATGGTTTTCAGCGATTAATTCGGCTATTGTTTGACGGTAATCCCATAAGAATTCTTCGCTTTCATCAGCCCCTTTTACAATTTTCCCCGTGATTACAGGCAACCATTCATACAAACTGTATCCTCTCCTTTCCTCGAATTCCTTTGCCATTTCCGGTGTCCAGTTTGCCTGTCCGGCTTCGTAGCTATCAAAAATAAGGTATTGTAACCCTTTGTTCCCCATCAATCCTCCGGTTGCCTCCTTATATTGTTCCAGGTAATTTTCCAAATAGCGACGAACTGCCTCTCGATCCATTTTGTCCACTTCCAATCCTGTTGCTTCATACGAAGCCGGATGGTTTTGTTTCCCGGTCAACGAAAATCCATAACGTATGATGGTCCATTTCCCGGCAGAAGGTGTCCAGTTCAAAGTGCCGTCGTTGCTCATTTTATCTGTAATATTAACAACATCAGAAAATTTGATGACATCCGCTTCGTCAGCCTTTGTTAAAGATTCCGTTTCACTATAAGCCGAATAACCTGCTTTTTCTTCATATCGGTCGATAATCGAATGAGGATATAAAACAATCTCTGCAACTTCAGTACCTTCAGGTCCGTCCTGATTAGCCCCCATGCCAAAGACAGAAACATCCATGCCTAAGCTTGGCATCGATTTAGGATTTTTATAACATACTCTGAAGTATCTGGCAGTAGTTGGTTCAATGTTGATTGAAAACTGTGGAAATTCGCCAATGGGCAAATTGCTAACTCGGGTATAATTTTTGCCATCATTACTTGCTTCCAGAAACCGGGCTTCAGGATCACTACCTACTATCTGGGATAATGCTCCAACACCTTCGCCTCCTACAAGTGAGACAGCTTTTATCGTTTGAGGCTGTGAGAATTCGAACTGAATCCAGGCATAATCGTCAGATGTATTAATTGGTAAAAGTTTAGATGTAACTAAATCACCATCGGTTAAATGGTCGATAGCAAAACTACCCCCACTTGATGTTACTTTTGGATTCAGTTCTTTAAAATCAATATGTGTTGAAGGGATTTTACAGGCAATAACTGCAACATCTTCGTAATATGCCGGAGGAGTTGGAACTTCACCTGACAATGCATCAACCTCGCTTCCTAATTCGAGATTCTGAAAAACACCAGTTACTGCCGGGGGATCTGGAAGTTTCCCTGTGAAGGTTATCCCACCTTCCACTTTTAACTCCGACCAAACCAATTTTTTCATTCCATCTTTGGCTTCAACCCATGGGCCACCACTTTCGCTCCATCCGGGAGAACCAGCAATGGCCATTTCCAGGTCTAAAGAATCGGCAAGCTTAGTAGTAAACTGAAAAGCATCTTTCCATTCGGGAGTCATATATGAAAGGCGCTTTTCAACAATTTGAGGGGTAGTTAAACCAGCATCGAAATTCTGAAAACCACCGATGCCAACTCTGTTCATCCACTCCAAATCCTTACGAATTCCATCTTTGGTGACGTTACCGTTCATCCAGTGCCACCAAACGCGTGGGCGGGCTTCGTTGGGTGGATTTTGAAAATCCTGATACAAAGTTTCACTTATCGTTTCGTTCTTTGATTCTGAACAAGACAAAAATCCGATAGCCAGAAAAGCTATTAATAATAGTTTTAGATGATTTAGTTTCATGGTTTATGTATTCGTTTTTAGTTAGTTTGGCATTACCGTTATTATTACCCGGGCAAAAGAAGTCAGTGCCGGAGATCCGGTATCTTTCACTTCAAGTATTAGGTGAATTGTTTCCGGCTCACTAACCTTTGGGGCAACAAACTGAACTTTGTTGGTTAAGTTATCAACCAGATCCACATAGCCGTTGTATGAACCTGCTTCTTTGTATTGCCACCAAAAAGGCGAATATTTTGGTTGAGTTGCCGCTACAGATGGTAAAATAGATTTATCATATCCATGTTGCTGTAAAATTGGGCCCATTTTTTCCCATAATGCATCCAAATCAACCGGGTCTAAATCACTCATTTCTACTTCAATTTCAATGGTCTCTCCCGATTTTACCGTTTTGTCCAGACCCCCTTTAACTTCTATTTGTGGTTTGTGGTTTGCATCTTCATACTTCTCAGCCACACACCATTTTAAGCGGGCCTCAAAATCGCGGTTGGCCACCTCTACCCACTGCAAATATGAGGCTTTATCACAATCGCGATACACATTTTCAAAACCGTCTACTTTATAGAACCGGCCTCCCCAGCCACCGTAAGTAGGGTTTTCATCACTTCGTAATCCATTTCCCAACGAATACAAAAAAGCAGGAGAATCGCCTTCGCTAATATAATTCTGAGGATAAAGAGCTGCTAATGGTCCATGATTGTTGTGCAAATAATCTCTAACAAATGATTTTGTGTAACGTTGACTGCCGTAATCCCAGCTTCCACTGAAATTATACGAAATCACCATGGTTACATCAGGGTGGTACTTTTCGATATAACTTCCGGCACCATCCTGGTACCAGATATGGTACATAACCGCTTTTGAAACTGCCCGCTTATAATCATCGGGATATTCCGTTTTTAATTTGTAAAAAGCTCTGGCCGCAGTATTGCCACCACCCCATGCCTGGATGTGAACCGGTCGCGGATCATCCTCCAACAACACTTCCACGATTTTATCCGAACCCGGTGTATCGGCCCAGTCGGCAGGATCGATTGCCGGTTCCATTCCGGGGATACGTTTGTTTGCAAAATGGTCGACCACCAAATGTGTAGAATCTTCGTCGCCAACATACAGTTTACTCCTTAATTCTGCCGGAGTTGGATAAGCCGGATCATGCACTTTTAAGTTCGAATATACCTGTTCGTAGGCATCTATTTGTTCCTGAAGCCAGCCTGAATGACTCCAGCCCTTTATTTGAAAAACCGAATTGGTTTCGATAATGGCTTCCAATTCAATATCGTTAGTGTACAACAGAAAACGGACCATTGAGCATCGGTCGTCTACTTCACCGTCTGTCATGGCGATTACGCGGGGCTTGGTTGGTTGATTTGCTTCTGTTACAAAAGAAAAAGCAAAAATTAAAAGTAAACTAAAAATGAAATATTGCTTCATAACGTAATAGTTTTTAATTGTTTATTATGGTTCTACGGTAACAATTACCCTCGCATACCTTGACAATCGTGGTGTGCCCCTATCGGTAACTTTTAATATAAAATGTATGGTTTCCGGCTTGTCAACTTTTGGTGCCATAGCCATTATTTTTGCTGAGTTAGGCGGGAACAAACGGGCTTCTTCCGCACATGAACCTGCTTCCCTGTAATTAAACCAGTAATAGATTAATCCATCTCCATCAGGATCAAAGGATTCTGTTGCATCCAGATGAAAAACTTCGCCTGATTTTACTGTAATATTTGCAGGTGTAAGAAGTTTTACCACTGGCGGATGATTGGCATCTTCGTACTCTCTAACGCACCAATCCATTCGGGCTTCAAAATCGTTTTGAAATTCTTCGCGCCACCTGGCAACGGTTATTTTATCACCGGTAATGATAACTGTATCATTTACAATCGACATTCCATAGGGAGCTTCAACCGTAGGCGTATAAGAATCTTCTGCATTTGTCCAGATAGGCCTGGTTTCCGGGACAATTGGAATTCTCCATTCAACAGTTGTATCGTTATCAGGAGTGTATAATTCATAACGTCCTCCCCAACTTCCCCAATTGGGATGTTCGGGAGAATTTAATCCGTTGTTAACCAAATACAGAAAGGACGGCGTATCGCCTTCAACGCCAAAAACCACATTCGGATAAATTGTTCCTAAAGCCCCGTGACCTTGCTGAACATTTTCGGCAAACCAGAAATTAGAAATTACATCGTTGTTTAATCTTGGTATAACACTCATAATACCACCCCATGAACCATCTTCATAAGGACCTGGACTGACAATATAAAATAGATCAGGGAAATTTTTACGGATCCAGGCCCCCGAATCATCCTGATCGGATATGGCATAAACGCGCAATTTGCCAATTAACCTTTCTGCTTCCTTCGCACTTTTGGTTTCTTTGATTTTCCATAAAGCCTGAGCTAAAACGGTGGAACCTCCCCACACATTGATCCACAAAGGCCTCTCATCCTGTTCTTCCAGTTTCACAATAATCCAATCGGAACCCTCGGAGTCTTTACCTTCTCCAACTCCTTCCATTCCATATTGTGGTAATCCTTTTTTTACAACGTTTAGCAAATCAGCGGCATTTGGAAATCCACTTTCATGTTTTGACAAATTTGGCTGTACTTTATTGTATTCCCTAACTATTTTCCGAATGTAATCGGGGTATATTTCATCCCGTTGCTCATTATTAGTCGTTGCAATTATTCCCTGAATATCAATCTGGTTTGAGTAAAGCAATAGTCTGATAAAAGATTGGGCATCATCCGGCTCTGTATAATCAAAATCCGTCAAAACAATCAAGCGATTTTTTTCTGTATCCTGAGCATATAATGGAACTGTACTACTAACAAACAGAAGAAGTATCAGTAAATAAACCATGTTTAAGTTCAATTTCCTTTTCATCCTGGTCTTCTATTTATTAATTAACGACTACCCGCACTCTATCCAGGTTCTGAATCCGGGCGAAAGGTGTTTCTGCGTTACCATTTCTTTCCGAGGCCACCCTAAGTACCGGGAAATGTGTTCCACTTTCTGAAAAGGTATGCTTCGATATTATTTCCACACGCGAGCCGTCGGCTGATATTTTGGCTTTAGATAAATCAACAACATCTTTGTATTCTCCTGAACCATCAAAATCCCAAGCTGCTTCAACCAGCTTACCCATTCCTTTGGGGATTTCAACAACAGCATTAAAAGTTACCGTTTCACCGGCTGAAATATCGGTACGTTTACGACCATTAATGCTTACATTTACTATCGGCTGAATTCCTTTTCTTTTTTCGGCAGTGGCTGGAACTACAACCTGACCATCAACTATTTTATAATTAGTGTTAGCTGCAGGCTCAATCCCTTTCTCCACCCAGGCACTCAGGTCGCGCAACGATTGTTGCAGTACACCAATGTAACTGACTGCGTGTGTTGCATCATCAAGCTGTGAAGCTGCATCGCCATGTAACGCATGCTCAGTATATCGCAGTCTGAAATTATCATCTGTTTTATCTCCCAAATTCTCGGTAACACGCTGACGGTACCAGTCGCATTGCCATGGATAAGCTTCTCTATCCCACAACGAACCGAGGAGAATCATTTTACCTTCAAACTTTCCGGTTGGTAAAGCTCCTGCTGCACCCATGGTAAACATTGGCCCAATTATCATTGGACGTTGTGGATAGATTGGATTTCCGTTCTCATCGCGGAACTGGTTCCAAACGGGGTATTGACTTCCGGGATCCTG comes from uncultured Draconibacterium sp. and encodes:
- a CDS encoding DUF1593 domain-containing protein → MKQYFIFSLLLIFAFSFVTEANQPTKPRVIAMTDGEVDDRCSMVRFLLYTNDIELEAIIETNSVFQIKGWSHSGWLQEQIDAYEQVYSNLKVHDPAYPTPAELRSKLYVGDEDSTHLVVDHFANKRIPGMEPAIDPADWADTPGSDKIVEVLLEDDPRPVHIQAWGGGNTAARAFYKLKTEYPDDYKRAVSKAVMYHIWYQDGAGSYIEKYHPDVTMVISYNFSGSWDYGSQRYTKSFVRDYLHNNHGPLAALYPQNYISEGDSPAFLYSLGNGLRSDENPTYGGWGGRFYKVDGFENVYRDCDKASYLQWVEVANRDFEARLKWCVAEKYEDANHKPQIEVKGGLDKTVKSGETIEIEVEMSDLDPVDLDALWEKMGPILQQHGYDKSILPSVAATQPKYSPFWWQYKEAGSYNGYVDLVDNLTNKVQFVAPKVSEPETIHLILEVKDTGSPALTSFARVIITVMPN
- a CDS encoding glycosyl hydrolase, giving the protein MKLNHLKLLLIAFLAIGFLSCSESKNETISETLYQDFQNPPNEARPRVWWHWMNGNVTKDGIRKDLEWMNRVGIGGFQNFDAGLTTPQIVEKRLSYMTPEWKDAFQFTTKLADSLDLEMAIAGSPGWSESGGPWVEAKDGMKKLVWSELKVEGGITFTGKLPDPPAVTGVFQNLELGSEVDALSGEVPTPPAYYEDVAVIACKIPSTHIDFKELNPKVTSSGGSFAIDHLTDGDLVTSKLLPINTSDDYAWIQFEFSQPQTIKAVSLVGGEGVGALSQIVGSDPEARFLEASNDGKNYTRVSNLPIGEFPQFSINIEPTTARYFRVCYKNPKSMPSLGMDVSVFGMGANQDGPEGTEVAEIVLYPHSIIDRYEEKAGYSAYSETESLTKADEADVIKFSDVVNITDKMSNDGTLNWTPSAGKWTIIRYGFSLTGKQNHPASYEATGLEVDKMDREAVRRYLENYLEQYKEATGGLMGNKGLQYLIFDSYEAGQANWTPEMAKEFEERRGYSLYEWLPVITGKIVKGADESEEFLWDYRQTIAELIAENHYDNLTEILDKYGMKRYTESHENRRAYIVDGMDVKRTAAIPMSACWVGNMFGGSQIMHVADIRESASVSHIYGQNLVAAESFTAVGLLGNAFSYHPENLKPTADLELACGLNRFVIHTSAHQPVDDKIPGLGLSIFGQWFTRHETWAELAKAWTDYLARSSYMLQQGKFVADIVYYYGEDNNITSLFGQQLPDIPEGYNFDFINPHALINLLEVDNGNLVTPSGMTYRMLMLDKNAKRMSLSVLQKLAKLANEGANIVGERPEFKAGMQGDQDEFNRLVKETWDSDKSNIYENKTIEQVLNSLELKQDFTYSSNNDVELLRVHRKVGDTDIYWVNSRSDQSELIDATFRVSGKKPEIWHPDTGEKSDVSYSINDGMTTVSLDLKPNDALFVIFNQPAKENKVELPKKAEKEIGTLDGSWNVAFQSERGAPERVIFNELTSYTENVDEGIKYFSGTATYSKTIQLSDSDIASGELLLDLGEVKNLAEVYVNGQNLGVLWKKPFKVNITKAVKSGENKLKIKVVNPWVNRLIGDAQPDVTEKITYTTIPFYSANSPLLPAGLLGPVGLISIN
- a CDS encoding nucleoside hydrolase-like domain-containing protein: MKRKLNLNMVYLLILLLFVSSTVPLYAQDTEKNRLIVLTDFDYTEPDDAQSFIRLLLYSNQIDIQGIIATTNNEQRDEIYPDYIRKIVREYNKVQPNLSKHESGFPNAADLLNVVKKGLPQYGMEGVGEGKDSEGSDWIIVKLEEQDERPLWINVWGGSTVLAQALWKIKETKSAKEAERLIGKLRVYAISDQDDSGAWIRKNFPDLFYIVSPGPYEDGSWGGIMSVIPRLNNDVISNFWFAENVQQGHGALGTIYPNVVFGVEGDTPSFLYLVNNGLNSPEHPNWGSWGGRYELYTPDNDTTVEWRIPIVPETRPIWTNAEDSYTPTVEAPYGMSIVNDTVIITGDKITVARWREEFQNDFEARMDWCVREYEDANHPPVVKLLTPANITVKSGEVFHLDATESFDPDGDGLIYYWFNYREAGSCAEEARLFPPNSAKIMAMAPKVDKPETIHFILKVTDRGTPRLSRYARVIVTVEP